From one Vicinamibacterales bacterium genomic stretch:
- a CDS encoding VWA domain-containing protein has protein sequence MRYKYSKYEAVDGEDLDLEDLLSRLSDLLLSSGFAGGPASPWADPQDSIQALHDAILEALLDGEVLSQEALDRLLDDSGNPNRLEQLVKQLIDRLEQEGYITSSPDLEAARRERQSRGTGGGQGEPSPPMKVEVTDKGIDFLGYRALRDLLGSLGKSSFGRHDTRDLSTGIEATGAPKPYAFGDTLNLDPSSTILNAVRRTGIERMPAAGTAGIPGPGDTPNGTVIDVQYEDLMVSQGEYQSSCATVLMLDCSHSMILYGEDRFTPAKRVALALSTLIRQQYPGDSLHLVLFHDSAEEIPLKELARVRVGPYYTNTREGLRVARRILDRQRKDMRQIIMITDGKPSALTRPDGQVYKNAFGLDPFIVSETLAEVAACRRSGVMVNTFMLAHDPDLASFVRQVAGICRGKAYFTTPHTLGQYVLMDYLDRKTRTVH, from the coding sequence ATGCGGTACAAATACTCGAAATACGAAGCCGTGGACGGCGAGGATTTGGACCTCGAGGACCTGCTCTCGAGATTGTCCGACCTGCTGCTGTCGAGCGGTTTCGCCGGCGGACCGGCGTCCCCGTGGGCCGATCCGCAGGATTCGATACAGGCGCTCCATGATGCCATTCTCGAGGCGCTGCTCGACGGCGAGGTGTTGTCGCAGGAAGCCCTCGATCGGTTGCTGGACGACTCCGGCAATCCGAACCGGCTGGAACAACTGGTCAAGCAGTTGATCGACCGCCTCGAGCAGGAGGGCTACATCACGAGCAGCCCCGATCTCGAGGCGGCACGACGCGAACGCCAGTCGCGGGGCACGGGAGGTGGCCAGGGTGAACCGTCGCCGCCGATGAAGGTCGAGGTCACCGACAAGGGCATCGACTTCCTCGGGTACCGCGCGCTGCGCGACCTGCTGGGCTCGCTCGGCAAGAGCAGCTTCGGCCGGCACGATACGCGCGATCTCTCGACCGGCATCGAGGCGACCGGCGCCCCAAAGCCGTACGCGTTCGGCGACACGCTCAACCTGGATCCGAGCAGCACCATCCTGAATGCGGTCCGCCGGACGGGCATCGAGCGCATGCCGGCGGCCGGAACCGCCGGGATCCCCGGACCGGGCGACACGCCGAATGGAACGGTCATCGACGTGCAGTACGAAGACCTGATGGTGTCGCAGGGCGAGTACCAGAGTTCGTGCGCGACGGTCCTCATGCTCGACTGCAGCCACAGCATGATCCTGTACGGCGAAGATCGGTTCACGCCGGCCAAGCGTGTCGCGCTGGCGCTGTCCACGCTCATCCGGCAGCAGTATCCCGGCGACTCGCTCCACCTGGTGCTGTTCCACGATTCGGCGGAGGAGATCCCGCTCAAGGAACTCGCACGCGTGCGCGTCGGGCCGTACTACACCAACACCCGCGAAGGGCTGCGCGTGGCGCGCCGCATTCTGGACCGGCAACGGAAGGACATGCGGCAGATCATCATGATCACCGACGGCAAGCCGTCTGCCCTGACTCGCCCGGACGGCCAGGTCTACAAGAACGCCTTCGGTCTCGACCCGTTCATCGTGTCGGAAACGCTGGCGGAGGTGGCCGCCTGCCGACGAAGCGGCGTCATGGTCAATACGTTCATGCTCGCGCACGATCCCGACCTGGCCAGCTTCGTGCGCCAGGTCGCGGGCATCTGCCGCGGAAAGGCGTATTTCACCACGCCACACACGCTCGGGCAGTACGTATTGATGGACTATCTCGACCGGAAGACGCGGACCGTGCACTGA
- a CDS encoding sigma 54-interacting transcriptional regulator gives MASPHTIDTLGGLRAAVASGAVPHRNVKDEIRQNLMRKLRAGETLFPGIVGYDETVVPQLVNAILSRHNFILLGLRGQAKSRILRGVATLLDEWIPVVRGCEINDDPLAPICTSCRARVADEGDALPVAWLARDARYVEKLATPDVTIADIVGDIDPIKAARGGLHLSSEMTMHYGLLPRANRGVFAINELPDLAGKIQVGLFNILQEGDVQIKGYPVRLPLDVMIVFTANPEDYTARGKIITPLKDRIGSEIRTHYPVTRQHALAITAQEAWLDRHDEGLCVEVPPFVREVVEEIAFQARADKKIDKRSGVSQRMPITSLENVASNAERRALTASERLAVARVTDIYSALPSLTGKFELEYEGELKGAESVARELVRAAVANVFTGYADGIDTAGVVEWFEGGGSIQIADTSSAGELLDRAKAVPGLIELARKAGVSAGTEPPRVAAAVDFVLEGLYSLKRIARSDERGYHGTEQHGPRRTPRPPDSMYDEDSPIQERKKKYYN, from the coding sequence ATGGCCAGCCCCCACACGATCGACACGCTCGGCGGACTCCGCGCCGCCGTCGCGAGTGGCGCCGTCCCGCACCGGAACGTCAAAGACGAAATCCGTCAGAATCTGATGCGGAAGCTCCGAGCCGGCGAGACGCTCTTCCCCGGCATCGTTGGCTACGACGAGACCGTCGTCCCGCAACTGGTGAACGCCATCCTGTCCCGTCACAACTTCATCCTCCTCGGCCTGCGGGGCCAGGCGAAGAGCCGCATCCTGCGCGGTGTCGCGACCCTGCTCGACGAGTGGATCCCGGTGGTCCGCGGCTGCGAGATCAACGACGACCCGCTCGCTCCGATCTGCACGTCCTGCCGCGCACGCGTGGCTGATGAAGGCGACGCCCTGCCGGTGGCCTGGCTGGCGCGGGACGCCCGCTACGTGGAGAAACTCGCGACGCCCGACGTGACGATCGCCGACATCGTCGGGGACATCGACCCGATCAAGGCCGCGCGGGGCGGTCTGCACCTCTCGAGCGAGATGACGATGCACTACGGGCTGCTGCCGCGGGCGAACCGGGGCGTGTTCGCCATCAACGAACTGCCCGACCTCGCCGGCAAGATCCAGGTGGGACTCTTCAACATCCTTCAGGAGGGAGACGTCCAAATCAAGGGCTATCCCGTGCGTCTCCCGCTCGACGTCATGATCGTGTTCACGGCGAACCCCGAGGACTACACGGCGCGCGGCAAGATCATCACGCCGCTCAAGGACCGCATCGGATCCGAGATCCGGACCCACTATCCGGTGACGCGGCAACACGCCCTGGCCATCACCGCGCAGGAAGCGTGGCTCGATCGCCACGACGAAGGACTGTGCGTGGAGGTGCCGCCATTCGTACGGGAGGTCGTCGAGGAGATCGCCTTCCAGGCGCGCGCGGACAAGAAGATCGACAAGCGGTCGGGCGTCAGCCAGCGCATGCCGATCACCAGTCTCGAGAACGTCGCGTCGAACGCCGAGCGGCGGGCCCTGACGGCCTCCGAGCGCCTGGCGGTCGCGCGCGTGACCGACATCTACTCCGCGCTGCCGTCGCTGACCGGCAAGTTCGAGTTGGAGTACGAGGGCGAGCTGAAGGGCGCCGAGTCGGTCGCCCGCGAACTGGTGCGCGCGGCCGTGGCGAACGTGTTCACCGGGTACGCGGACGGCATCGACACCGCGGGCGTCGTCGAGTGGTTCGAAGGCGGGGGTTCGATCCAGATCGCCGACACGTCTTCGGCAGGCGAACTCCTCGACCGGGCGAAGGCGGTTCCGGGGCTGATCGAGCTGGCCAGGAAAGCGGGTGTGTCCGCCGGCACCGAGCCGCCGCGCGTGGCCGCGGCCGTGGACTTCGTCCTGGAGGGTCTCTACTCCCTGAAGCGGATCGCCCGCAGCGACGAGCGCGGCTACCACGGGACCGAACAGCACGGACCGCGACGCACGCCCCGGCCGCCCGACTCGATGTACGACGAGGACTCTCCGATTCAGGAACGGAAGAAGAAGTACTACAACTAG